The following are encoded together in the Fusarium keratoplasticum isolate Fu6.1 chromosome 1, whole genome shotgun sequence genome:
- a CDS encoding Succinate dehydrogenase assembly factor 3 yields MRPSVLRLASAVNTQRGLRPNPMALLPPIHLYRRLLRAHRKYLPAEMRILGDEYIKAEFRAHRKVDNPAHLIGFLTEWQLYAQKIEGDSWVGDKLDEQKLAKMSDEQIHQLYELMQAIQARSKEGGESDS; encoded by the exons ATGCGTCCGTCAGTCTTGAGGCTAGCATCTGCCGTCAACACCCAGCGTGGGCTGAGGCCGAATCCAATGGCCCTGCTTCCTCCCATCCACCTCTACCGCCGTCTCCTCCGTGCCCACCGCAAGTACCTACCGGCTGAGATGAGGATTCTCGGAGACGAGTATATCAAGGCTGAATTTAGGGCGCACCGCAAGGTGGACAACCCAGCTCATCTG ATTGGCTTCTTGACAGAGTGGCAGCTGTATGCTCAAAAGATTGAGGGTGACTCTTGGGTGGGTGATAAGCTGGATGAGCAGAAGCTCGCAAAGATGAGTG ATGAGCAAATACACCAGCTGTACGAGTTGATGCAGGCGATCCAGGCTAGGTCCAAGGAGGGTGGCGAGTCAGATTCATAG
- a CDS encoding Chromatin modification-related protein produces MPRDDLSIDFVKRMPQAEPLDPGLILDDWINRVQNLPEEIRFIQEEIADKDRQYNECIRVIEDRDGKIQKWIKTNGSHEPNPKEELLRAQVRENYARADQLSQEKIALHQKMQLIMDKHLRSLDAQIKLLYDRAEPGFTDPDEVPSLLRPSAANHTAPSIRAINPASHMAATGPATPLTAAQTSSNPTLARLPNHPNVRHAQAQQHAASAPATPAASMILNRQREGSAGPATKRGPRINPSLGSIPTTSSGLARHSSLGPGTPKGGPAGGPAALARAGSAGPRASSVKSTGTASARRGTPTAGGRKKIANKSSLSRVKKASSRNSPAPTVDSELSDVDSGSGDDEDGADGRSRGTPVIDGKDGDGDEVLGDADDDDEEGGDDKKYCLCHNVSYGDMVACDNDNCPYEWFHWSCVGLKSEPNGTWYCPVCTEKFQKKSK; encoded by the coding sequence ATGCCTAGAGACGACTTGTCGATCGACTTCGTCAAGAGGATGCCTCAAGCCGAGCCCCTCGATCCCGGCTTGATCCTCGACGACTGGATCAATCGTGTCCAGAACCTCCCCGAAGAGATTCGTTTCATCCAGGAGGAGATCGCCGACAAGGACCGCCAGTACAATGAATGCATCCGTGTCATCGAGGACCGCGACGGGAAGATACAGAAGTGGATTAAGACGAACGGGAGCCATGAGCCCAACCCTAAGGAGGAACTGCTTCGCGCCCAAGTCCGCGAGAACTATGCGCGAGCCGATCAACTGTCGCAAGAGAAGATCGCCCTACACCAGAAGATGCAACTCATAATGGACAAGCACCTTCGAAGCTTGGATGCGCAGATCAAGCTCCTCTACGACCGAGCCGAACCTGGCTTTACCGATCCCGACGAAGTGCCCTCGCTGCTTCGACCCAGCGCCGCGAACCACACAGCTCCTTCAATCCGCGCCATCAACCCCGCGAGCCACATGGCGGCGACTGGCCCTGCCACTCCTCTTACCGCTGCGCAGACATCATCCAACCCCACGCTTGCCCGACTCCCGAACCATCCCAACGTACGACACGCACAGGCTCAACAGCATGCCGCATCTGCGCCCGCTACCCCAGCTGCCAGCATGATATTGAACAGACAAAGAGAAGGCTCGGCAGGACCTGCAACAAAGCGCGGCCCTAGGATTAATCCTTCGTTGGGAAGTATACCAACCACGTCAAGTGGGCTAGCAAGACATTCTTCATTAGGACCAGGGACCCCTAAGGGCGGACCTGCTGGCGGACCTGCTGCTCTTGCTAGAGCTGGTAGTGCAGGCCCGAGGGCTAGTTCGGTCAAGTCCACAGGAACAGCGAGTGCTCGTCGGGGCACACCTACGGCGGGTGGCCGAAAGAAGATTGCCAACAAATCATCACTGTCCCGGGTTAAGAAGGCGTCGAGCAGGAATTCACCTGCGCCGACTGTTGATAGCGAGTTGTCGGATGTTGATAGTGGGAGtggagatgacgaggatggcgcTGATGGTCGATCGAGGGGGACGCCTGTTATCGATGGTAAGGACGGAGATGGAGACGAAGTACTGGGCGACGcggacgatgatgacgaggagggtggCGACGACAAAAAGTATTGCCTGTGCCATAACGTGAGCTATGGTGACATGGTTGCTTGTGACAACGACAACTGCCCCTACGAATGGTTTCACTGGTCCTGCGTTGGACTGAAGAGTGAGCCTAACGGGACTTGGTACTGTCCAGTGTGTACCGAAaagttccagaagaagagcaagtaG
- a CDS encoding Histone deacetylase: MDIDSYRYRVPKPNYLPHIPDEDRDNTVVEEYTPLGLASEMDNAKFYNKCKRLAEESGITRPKGYKVSFHCNPDIESHHFGVTHPMKPWRLTLSKSLIYSYGMSFAMDNYIARAATYEELADFHSTDYLDFLGTVLPEPVPRDLENQGIDLKFNLGGSDCPLFDGLFNYCSLSAGGSLDAARKICSGQSDIAISWGGGLHHAKKSEASGFCYINDIVLAVLQLLRYYPRVLYIDIDVHHGDGVEEAFFSTDRVMTVSFHKYDPQNFFPGTGALDDNGPKSEHNPGAHHAFNVPLMDGITDEQYDSLFNTVIGKIVEKFRPGAIALQCGADSLAGDRLGRFNLQVQGHGACVKFCKEMRIPMILFGGGGYTPRNVARAWTYETSIATNCDDKISSILPEHAPWRDHFRQDTLFPTLEQILGEPRQNRNSQKRLTEIVQHITEQLRFVQAAPSVQFQTIPPDLGAIRDEVEERLKEENEERRDEVRRAREAAVGTAMEL; encoded by the coding sequence ATGGATATAGACTCTTACAGATACCGGGTTCCCAAACCCAACTACCTACCCCATATTCCAGATGAGGACCGTGACAACACCGTCGTTGAGGAGTACACACCCCTCGGGCTGGCGAGCGAGATGGACAACGCCAAGTTCTACAACAAGTGCAAACGCCTCGCCGAAGAATCAGGCATCACCCGGCCAAAGGGCTACAAGGTGTCGTTCCACTGCAACCCAGACATTGAGAGTCACCACTTTGGAGTCACACATCCCATGAAGCCCTGGCGTCTGACGCTGTCCAAGAGCCTCATCTATTCTTACGGCATGTCATTCGCCATGGATAATTACATCGCCCGAGCAGCCACATACGAGGAGCTGGCCGACTTTCACTCGACAGATTACCTCGACTTTCTCGGCACAGTCTTGCCTGAGCCGGTACCTCGCGACCTTGAGAACCAGGGTATTGACCTGAAGTTCAACCTGGGCGGCTCTGACTGTCCACTCTTTGACGGTCTATTCAATTACTGTTCCCTCTCAGCTGGCGGCTCCCTTGATGCTGCCAGGAAGATCTGCAGTGGGCAGTCCGACATTGCTATTTCCTGGGGCGGTGGACTGCATCACGCCAAGAAGTCTGAAGCTTCTGGCTTCTGCTATATCAACGACATTGTGCTAGCTGTCCTCCAGCTCTTACGTTATTACCCCCGGGTCCTATACATCGACATTGATGTACACCATGGCGACGGTGTCGAGGAGGCTTTCTTCTCAACTGACCGTGTCATGACCGTGTCCTTCCACAAGTATGACCCGCAAAACTTCTTCCCGGGCACTGGAGCTCTCGACGACAACGGTCCCAAGAGTGAACACAACCCAGGCGCTCATCACGCTTTCAACGTACCATTAATGGACGGTATCACGGATGAGCAGTATGATAGCCTGTTCAACACTGTCATCGGCAAGATTGTGGAGAAGTTCCGCCCTGGAGCCATTGCCTTGCAATGTGGTGCCGACTCTCTAGCGGGCGATCGCCTTGGTCGCTTCAACCTTCAAGTTCAAGGCCACGGTGCCTGTGTCAAATTCTGCAAGGAGATGCGCATCCCCATGATCCTcttcggtggtggtggataCACTCCTCGGAACGTGGCCAGGGCATGGACTTACGAGACTAGTATTGCCACCAACTGCGATGACAAGATCAGCTCCATCTTACCAGAGCATGCTCCATGGCGTGACCACTTTAGGCAAGACACGCTTTTCCCGACACTGGAGCAGATTCTTGGAGAGCCACGACAAAATCGCAATTCCCAGAAACGGTTGACAGAGATTGTTCAACACATTACAGAGCAGCTCCGCTTTGTGCAGGCAGCACCGAGTGTTCAGTTTCAGACCATACCACCTGATCTTGGTGCCATTagagatgaagttgaggagCGGCTCAAGGAGGAAAACGAGGAGAGACGAGACGAAGTCCGCAGAGCGCGAGAAGCCGCTGTGGGGACAGCTATGGAGCTTTAG
- a CDS encoding Alpha-galactosidase, producing MVAFSRIAVTTLALGGSVSARRRGECPAADAVKTAQAKPAATVKATGLADFKPGVQWEICIHHPIKHDSAADLIPTKAKVWDIDMGHAQEFPNMIPMLKSAGKFVICYFNAGALQDWDDDKSKFPKEVIGHSLSYPYGDEEWYLDIRDSRVLELQKARLDIAAKIGCDAVDPDNVDAWQQDDEDPTGFKLKSSDYTNYLKNLAKYAHSIKTKDGQPLLVGQKNAPEIAEDLVSTLDFAVLESCRGNSDPNEESWPFCEDFQTYIDAGKPVLQIEYPLSVEKTGKLSASDNKYYCTTEDEDKGSSKIIKWASAQLDGWGQYCGQEPFRTPAAKYE from the exons ATGGTGGCCTTCAGCCGTATTGCTGTCACCACCCTCGCCCTTGGAGGTTCCGTAAGCGCTCGTCGTAGAGGCGAATGTCCTGCTGCTGACGCTGTCAAGACCGCACAAGCCAAGCCTGCCGCGACAGTGAAGGCTACTGGGCTCGCCGACTTCAAGCCAGGCGTGCAGTGGGAGATCTGTATTCATCATCCCATCAAGCATGATAGTGCTGCGGACTTGATCccgaccaaggccaaggtttGGGATATCGACATGGGCCACGCCCAGGAGTTCCCCAACATGATCCCCATGCTCAAG AGTGCTGGCAAATTCGTCATCTGCTACTTCAACGCCGGAGCCCTTCAGGACTGGGATGACGACAAGAGCAAGTTCCCCAAGGAGGTCATCGGCCACTCCCTGTCCTACCCCTACGGCGACGAAGAATGGTATCTCGACATCCGGGACTCGCGTGTCCTCGAGCTCCAAAAGGCACGACTAGACATTGCTGCCAAGATTGGCTGCGATGCTGTCGATCCAGACAACGTCGACGCCTGGCAacaagatgacgaggacccCACGggcttcaagctcaagtCTTCTGACTACACCAACTACCTTAAGAACCTCGCCAAGTACGCCCACtcgatcaagaccaaggacggCCAGcccctcctcgtcggccagAAGAACGCCCCTGAGATCGCCGAGGACCTCGTCTCGACCCTCGACTTTGCCGTGCTCGAATCCTGCCGCGGCAACAGCGACCCCAACGAAGAGAGCTGGCCCTTTTGCGAGGACTTCCAGACCTATATCGACGCCGGCAAGCCCGTCCTCCAGATCGAGTACCCCCTCTCGGTGGAGAAGACGGGCAAGCTCAGTGCCTCGGATAACAAGTACTACTGCACgaccgaggacgaggacaagggCTCCAGCAAGATCATCAAGTGGGCTTCTGCTCAGCTTGACGGCTGGGGTCAGTACTGTGGCCAGGAGCCCTTCCGTACTCCTGCGGCCAAGTATGAATAA
- a CDS encoding Diacylglycerol O-acyltransferase has product MASPEVDGGISIENGAQPSETNEKVTTIPNPESNEPIEPEQPETREEDATADNGNLARPEMEDGGDLQSTISTSNGDFDDVTLSPSNGATKSYAAVAGGKDEKDTRYDEDWSYPKLPIIAESQQRERANWRAGGIRFAPLRVPMARRLQTAAVLFHCMSIILLVSIFWLICANPLTWPILVPYLIHLTLSTAASNGRLSYRSEWFRSLRLWKLFTGYFPMKLHKTFDLPADRKYIFGYHPHGIISHGAWGAFATNALGFRELFPGITNTLLTLDSNFRLPFNRDWILWMGLQSVSKESIWNMLTKGGPNNDGQGRAVTIVVGGARESLEAQPGTLRLILKGRKGFVKMALRTGADLVPVIGFGENDLYDQLSPKTHPIVHQMQMIFLKVFKFTVPALHGRGVLNYDVGLMPYRRPVNIVIGRPLRVERPHGPQPAQEDIDELHERYIREVEKLWEAYKDQFSPDRKAEMEIFA; this is encoded by the exons ATGGCGAGTCCCGAGGTCGACGGCGGTATTTCTATCGAGAATG GCGCGCAGCCATCCGAGACGAACGAGAAGGTTACAACCATTCCCAACCCAGAGTCAAACGAACCGATCGAGCCGGAGCAACCGGAAACCCGGGAGGAAGATGCCACCGCAGATAAC GGGAACCTAGCAAGACCCGAGATGGAGGACGGCGGCGACCTTCAGTCGACCATATCCACCAGCAACGGCGATTTCGACGACGTGACACTTTCTCCATCCAATGGAGCAACCAAGAGCTACGCCGCCGTCGCTGGCGGGAAGGACGAGAAGGATACCAGATATGACGAAGACTGGTCTTACCCAAAGTTGcccatcatcgccgagtCGCAGCAACGTGAGCGGGCGAACTGGCGCGCTGGAGGAATTCGATTTGCTCCCCTGCGCGTGCCAATGGCACGGCGATTACAAACGGCAGCAGTGCTCTTCCACTGCAtgtccatcatcctcttggTGTCAATCTTCTGGCTGATCTGCGCCAACCCTTTGACCTGGCCTATTCTTGTCCCGTACCTCATCCACCTCACTCTCTCGACAGCAGCAAGCAATGGGCGTCTGTCGTACCGCTCCGAATGGTTCCGCAGCCTGCGACTGTGGAAGCTCTTTACTGGATACTTCCCCATGAAGTTGCACAAGACGTTTGACCTGCCCGCCGACAGGAAATACATCTTTGGCTACCACCCCCATGGTATTATTTCTCATGGAGCTTGGGGAGCTTTTGCTACTAATGCCCTTGGGTTCAGAGAGCTGTTCCCTGGCATTACCAACACTCTACTTACTCTCGACTCTAACTTCCGCCTTCCCTTCAACCGTGATTGGATTCTGTGGATGGGCTTGCAGTCTGTTTCCAAGGAGTCGATCTGGAACATGTTGACCAAGGGTGGCCCCAATAACGACGGCCAAGGACGTGCGGTTACTATTGTCGTGGGAGGTGCCCGAGAGTCGCTCGAAGCTCAGCCGGGGACTCTTCGTCTAATTCTTAAGGGGAGAAAGGgctttgtcaagatggcgCTTCGCACAGGAGCTGACCTTGTCCCCGTCATTGGATTCGGCGAGAACGATCTTTACGACCAGCTCAGCCCCAAGACGCACCCGATTGTGCACCAGATGCAGATGATCTTCCTCAAGGTCTTCAAGTTCACCGTGCCAGCTCTCCACGGACGAGGCGTGCTCAACTATGACGTTGGACTCATGCCGTATCGACGACCGGTCAATATTGTCATTGGGCGCCCGCTCCGGGTTGAGAGGCCTCATGGACCTCAGCCGGCACAGGAGGACATTGATGAGCTTCACGAGCGCTACATTCGAGAGGTTGAGAAGTTGTGGGAGGCATATAAGGATCAGTTTTCTCCTGATCGAAAGGCTGAGATGGAAATTTTTGCCTAA
- a CDS encoding AP-endonuc-2 domain-containing protein: protein MARTSLRKRQAVSYNEDDNDDEMPKVTKAVAAAGKAIEKTKGAVAKAVTKRKAEPEPEIDAPAPAAKVTKKRKTKKEEDSTPLADRTAVSSLKPAMHIGAHVSAAGGVQNSVTNAIHIGANAFALFLKSQRKWTNPPLDPSAKSQFISQCKHHGYSAAEHALPHGSYLVNLAQADEEKANQAYTSFLDDLNRCEQLGIRLYNFHPGSTGGDSRAAAIGRIAAQLNKSHKATKTVITVLENMAGSGNVIGSTWEDLRDIIALVEDKERVGVCIDTCHAFAAGHDLRTPEAFKKTIDSFNDIVGHKYLKAFHLNDSKAPFNSNRDLHANIGTGFLGLRAFHSIMNHAPFAGMPMVLETPIDRPGSDGKPVEDKKVWADEIKLLESLVGMDAESEEFKQLEEELQAKGETERNKIQDQVDRKAVKDAKKGTRGKKGAKKKKDESDESE from the exons ATGGCCCGTACATCTCTGCGCAAAAGACAGGCAGTCAGCTACAAcgaagacgacaacgacgacgagatgccCAAGGTGACCAAGGCCGTCGCGGCCGCGGGCAAGGCGATTGAGAAGACAAAAGGGGCCGTCGCGAAGGCTGTGACCAAGCGAAAGGCCGAGCCGGAACCAGAGATTGACGccccggcgccggcggcaaAGGtgaccaagaagcgcaagaccaagaaggaggaagactCTACGCCGCTCGCGGATCGGACGGCTGTTTCTTCGCTCAAGCCTGCTATGCATATTGGTGCTCACGTCAGTGCCGCAGGAG GTGTACAAAACTCTgtcaccaacgccatccaCATCGGCGCCAACGCcttcgccctcttcctcaagtCGCAGCGCAAATGGACCAACCCTCCCCTCGACCCCTCAGCCAAGAGCCAATTCATCTCGCAATGCAAGCACCACGGCTACAGCGCCGCCGAGCACGCCCTCCCGCACGGCTCGTATCTGGTCAACCTGGCAcaggccgacgaggaaaaGGCCAACCAGGCGTACACCAGCTTCCTTGATGACCTCAACCGATGCGAGCAGCTGGGCATTCGGCTTTACAACTTCCATCCCGGGTCGACGGGCGGCGACAGCAGAGCTGCTGCGATTGGACGTATCGCGGCGCAGTTGAACAAGTCTcacaaggccaccaagacaGTTATAACTGTTCTTGAGAACATGGCGGGGAGTGGCAATGTCATTGGGTCGACCTGGGAGGATTTGAGAGACATTATCGCCTTggtcgaggacaaggagcgAGTAGGCGTCTGTATCGATACCTGCCATGCCTTTGCTGCTGGGCATGACTTGCGGACGCCCGAAGCTTTCAAGAAGACTATCGACTCTTTCAACGATATCGTCGGCCACAAGTACCTCAAGGCTTTCCACC TCAACGACAGCAAAGCCCCCTTTAACTCCAACCGTGACCTCCACGCCAACATCGGCACCGGCTTCCTCGGCCTGCGTGCCTTCCACAGCATCATGAACCACGCCCCCTTCGCCGGCATGCCCATGGTGCTCGAGACGCCCATCGACCGGCCAGGATCCGACGGCAAGCCTGTTGAGGATAAGAAGGTCTGGGCCGACgagatcaagctcctcgaaTCGCTCGTGGGCATGGACGCCGAGAGCGAAGAGTTCAAgcagttggaggaggagctgcaggcAAAGGGGGAGACAGAGAGGAATAAGATACAGGATCAGGTCGATCgcaaggccgtcaaggatgCGAAGAAGGGGACGAGGGGGAAGAAGggggcaaagaagaagaaggacgagtCCGATGAGAGCGAGTAA
- a CDS encoding Enolase yields MHLSRAPVPEYLLTWFWASLRLVQKKPSLHQEHHIINMAITKVFARSVYDSRGNPTVEVDVVTETGLHRAIVPSGASTGQHEACELRDGDKSKWGGKGVTKAVENVNTVIAPALIEKNIDVKDQSAVDAFLNELDGTPNKTKLGANAILGVSLAVAKAGAAEKGVPLYAHVSDLAGTKKPYVLPVPFMNVLNGGSHAGGRLAFQEFMIVPTDAPSFTEAMRQGAEVYQALKGLAKKRYGQSAGNVGDEGGVAPDIQTAEEALELITDAIEQVGYTGQIKIAMDVASSEFYKVEEKKYDLDFKNPESDPTKWLTYEELANLYAELSKKYPIVSIEDPFAEDDWEAWSYFSKTQDIQIVGDDLTVTNPLRIKKAIELKSCNALLLKVNQIGTLTESIQAAKDSYADGWGVMVSHRSGETEDVTIADIAVGLRAGEIKTGAPARSERLAKLNQILRIEEELGEGAIYAGANFRTSVNL; encoded by the exons ATGCACCTCTCAAGGGCCCCAGT ACCAGAGTACCTCTTGACGTGGTTCTGGGCTTCATTGCGTCTTGTACAAAAAAAACCTTCTCTACACCAAG AACatcacatcatcaacatggccatcaccaaggtcttCGCCCGCTCCGTCTACGACTCCCGTGGCAACCCCaccgtcgaggttgacgtCGTTACCGAGACCGGCCTCCACCGGGCCATCGTTCCCTCCGGTGCCTCTACCG GCCAGCACGAGGCTTGCGAGCTCCGAGATGGCGACAAGTCCAAGTGGGGCGGCAAGGGTGTCaccaaggccgtcgagaacGTCAACACCGTCATTGCTCCCGCTCTGATTGAGAAGAACATTGATGTCAAGGACCAGTCCGCTGTCGATGCCTTCCTCAACGAGCTCGATGGTACCCccaacaagaccaagctcggtgccaacgccatcctcggTGTCTCTCTGGCCGTTGCCAAGGCCGGTGCTGCTGAGAAG GGCGTTCCTCTGTACGCTCACGTTTCCGACCTTGCCGGAACCAAGAAGCCCTATGTCCTCCCCGTTCCCTTCATGAACGTCCTCAACGGCGG TTCCCACGCTGGTGGCCGTCTCGCCTTCCAGGAGTTCATGATTGTCCCCAC TGACGCTCCCTCTTTCACTGAGGCCATGCGCCAGGGTGCTGAGGTCTACCAGGCCCTCAAGGgtctggccaagaagcgataCGGCCAGTCCGCCGGCAACGTCGGTGACGAGGGTGGTGTCGCCCCCGATATCCAGactgccgaggaggctctcgagCTCATCACCGATGCCATTGAGCAGGTCGGTTACACTGGCCAGATCAAGATCGCCATGGACGTTGCCTCCAGCGAGTTCTacaaggtggaggagaagaagtacGATCTTGACTTCAAGAACCCCGAGAGCGACCCCACCAAGTGGCTCACCTACGAGGAGCTCGCCAACCTCTACGCTGAGCTCAGCAAGAAGTACCCCATCGTCTCCATCGAGGACCCCTTCGCTGAGGACGACTGGGAGGCCTGGAGCTACTTCTCCAAGACCCAGGACATCCAGATTGTCGGTGACGATCTGACTGTCACCAACCCTCTCCGCATCAAGAAGGCCATTGAGCTCAAGTCTTGcaacgccctcctcctcaaggtcaaccaGATCGGTACCCTGACCGAGTCCATCCAGGCCGCCAAGGACTCCTACGCCGACGGCTGGGGTGTCATGGTCTCTCACCGATCCGGTGAGACTGAGGATGTCACCATTGCTGACATTGCTGTCGGTCTCCGTGCCGGTGAGATCAAGACCGGTGCCCCTGCCCGATCTGAGCgtctcgccaagctcaaccagaTCCTCCGAattgaggaggagctcggtgAGGGCGCCATCTACGCCGGTGCCAACTTCCGCACCTCTGTCAACCTGTAA